A single window of Paenibacillus sp. FSL H8-0537 DNA harbors:
- a CDS encoding XRE family transcriptional regulator, whose protein sequence is MFIGKNLTNLRIMHGYSRKELSEKLGVTEQAVWQYENAYTSPKMQIVNELKRIFQVKSKYFYTKDMLEKNITSANINLTNIAYRSKVLNVISKTQAEAKHVEFLNVFVNYLTTKISYPTLKMIKLRDEVIAYLNHTEDDRSAQINHVALLARQRLELSKTNNDDLMFLIEKSGVFVFEKAIGEEIDAYSLWTLDDRPYIILGNMKRSAVRRNFDIAHELGHLLLHYRMEFTNLERKEHKLIENEANMFAGALLLPEDEFTTDMQDVSHLTNPDNYLDLKKKWKTSLQVLGYRAANLGIIQSKDHRNFYAAMHRKGYLEFEPLDNVIPIQKPMKIKTIIDFVSKKGVIDIGQMIENDWKAEISFFHQLTGIDSSFFNKYMTRSLDFELRDISEISMYK, encoded by the coding sequence ATGTTTATTGGTAAGAACCTAACCAATTTACGAATCATGCACGGATATTCGCGTAAAGAGCTCTCCGAAAAGTTAGGCGTAACAGAACAAGCAGTCTGGCAATACGAGAATGCTTATACATCACCTAAAATGCAAATCGTAAATGAGTTAAAACGGATTTTTCAAGTGAAAAGTAAATATTTTTATACAAAAGACATGCTTGAAAAGAATATCACTTCAGCCAATATCAACTTAACGAATATAGCCTATCGCTCAAAAGTGCTGAATGTCATCTCAAAAACGCAAGCAGAGGCTAAGCATGTTGAATTTTTGAATGTATTTGTCAACTATCTTACAACTAAAATTAGTTATCCTACCCTTAAAATGATTAAATTACGTGATGAAGTTATAGCGTATTTAAATCATACAGAGGACGATAGATCTGCTCAAATCAACCATGTTGCTCTTTTAGCACGACAAAGACTTGAGCTATCAAAAACGAATAATGATGATCTTATGTTCTTAATTGAAAAAAGCGGTGTTTTCGTGTTTGAAAAGGCTATTGGTGAAGAAATTGATGCCTATAGCCTTTGGACTCTGGATGATCGGCCATATATTATTTTAGGCAATATGAAGCGTTCGGCTGTTCGCAGGAACTTTGATATCGCTCATGAATTAGGTCATTTATTACTTCATTATCGCATGGAGTTTACGAACCTAGAACGAAAAGAACACAAACTTATTGAGAATGAAGCAAATATGTTTGCTGGGGCTTTGTTATTACCTGAAGACGAATTCACCACCGATATGCAGGACGTGTCCCATCTTACCAATCCAGATAATTATTTAGATTTAAAAAAGAAATGGAAAACTTCGTTGCAGGTACTCGGGTATAGAGCAGCTAATCTTGGAATCATTCAGTCAAAGGATCATCGTAACTTCTATGCGGCCATGCATCGGAAAGGTTATTTGGAGTTTGAACCCCTTGATAACGTAATTCCCATTCAGAAACCAATGAAAATTAAAACCATCATTGATTTTGTTTCAAAAAAAGGAGTTATCGACATTGGTCAAATGATTGAGAATGATTGGAAAGCCGAAATTTCCTTCTTCCATCAGCTCACAGGAATTGATTCAAGTTTTTTCAACAAATATATGACTCGAAGCTTGGACTTTGAACTTCGTGATATCTCTGAAATATCTATGTATAAGTGA
- a CDS encoding phosphotransferase — protein sequence MNYNETVSIGNTYLIPTVTELFGLEGYEIRLIPAHDGGRNVVYNCEKEGSPSKILRIAFLPDRSREDILGETEYIRYLFEHGGSVSNVISSRKGNLLEEISHNNHTFFVCLFEKAKGKMLVENNYRYREGAPITEYYYNCGKVLGKLHQISKGYVPTHQRYSFFDKYNVEYIEKWIPGSLSLLKERLVELLMTLKELDRNQDTFGMIHFDYNDGNYSIDFDNGQITVYDFDNSCYCWYMYDLADLWTHGLGWIKFEPDADKRKKFMNDYFEKVLAGYRSETKIENSMLDNLPLFIKVTLMENIIDAFEVMRNNGEEPKCDEELSYLIKCLEDDIPHKGFFHEIYSCEEPFEHEERNI from the coding sequence ATGAATTATAACGAGACTGTTTCAATCGGAAATACCTATTTGATTCCAACAGTAACAGAGTTGTTCGGATTAGAAGGCTATGAAATTAGGCTGATTCCAGCACATGACGGAGGGCGGAATGTCGTATATAACTGTGAGAAAGAAGGGAGCCCATCAAAAATACTCAGAATCGCTTTCTTACCCGATAGGAGCCGGGAAGATATCCTAGGGGAAACGGAATATATTCGGTATTTATTTGAGCATGGAGGCAGTGTCTCGAATGTAATCAGCTCCCGGAAGGGGAATCTGCTGGAGGAGATCAGCCACAATAACCATACCTTTTTTGTTTGCCTGTTTGAAAAGGCTAAGGGGAAAATGCTTGTAGAAAATAATTATCGGTACCGAGAAGGGGCTCCAATTACCGAATATTATTATAATTGCGGTAAGGTCTTGGGGAAACTGCACCAAATATCGAAAGGGTATGTGCCTACCCATCAGCGGTATAGTTTTTTTGACAAATACAATGTTGAATATATTGAAAAATGGATACCCGGCTCCCTATCTCTGCTAAAGGAAAGACTAGTTGAGCTCCTTATGACATTAAAAGAATTGGATAGGAACCAGGATACTTTCGGTATGATCCATTTTGATTACAACGATGGGAATTATTCAATAGATTTTGATAACGGGCAAATAACCGTATATGATTTCGATAATTCTTGCTATTGTTGGTATATGTATGACCTGGCAGATCTCTGGACACACGGTTTGGGCTGGATAAAATTTGAACCAGACGCCGATAAACGTAAAAAGTTTATGAATGATTATTTTGAGAAAGTCCTCGCTGGATACAGATCCGAGACCAAGATCGAAAATTCGATGCTGGATAATTTGCCCTTATTTATTAAAGTTACGCTCATGGAAAATATTATTGATGCATTCGAGGTGATGCGAAACAACGGTGAGGAGCCGAAATGTGATGAGGAACTGTCGTATCTCATAAAATGTTTGGAAGACGATATCCCGCATAAGGGATTTTTCCATGAGATTTACTCTTGTGAAGAACCCTTTGAACATGAGGAACGAAATATTTAG
- a CDS encoding class I SAM-dependent methyltransferase produces the protein MDIKQSFSNRVKDYVKYRPTYPSDAIDYLYNIVKLDENSTVADIGAGTGKLSELLVERGTHVIAVEPNQEMRKACIQILGHESNFRAVAGSAESTYLCENSVDFIVCAQAFHWFDRTVAKMEFTRILKDRGKVILVWNTRQTKGTPFLEGIEHLLLNYGIDYSEVNHKNISEDELQLFFKENTMEKSVFKMQQLFDFEGLSGRIMSSSYTPMPEHPNYGRMKEELKKLFNRYEKNGKVTFIYETELYWGEI, from the coding sequence ATGGACATAAAGCAATCATTTTCGAATCGAGTGAAAGATTATGTTAAATATCGTCCAACCTATCCTAGTGACGCAATAGATTATTTATATAATATTGTCAAACTTGATGAGAATTCGACCGTGGCTGATATTGGGGCAGGGACAGGAAAGTTATCTGAATTACTAGTTGAAAGAGGTACTCATGTTATCGCAGTAGAACCAAATCAGGAAATGCGAAAAGCTTGTATACAAATACTTGGACATGAATCCAACTTTCGTGCTGTGGCAGGTTCAGCAGAATCAACATATTTATGTGAAAATTCCGTAGACTTTATCGTTTGTGCACAAGCGTTCCACTGGTTCGATCGTACGGTTGCAAAAATGGAATTTACACGAATTCTAAAAGACCGTGGTAAGGTTATTTTAGTTTGGAATACACGTCAAACAAAAGGAACCCCTTTTTTAGAAGGGATAGAACATTTATTGCTTAACTATGGGATTGATTACTCTGAAGTGAATCACAAAAACATTTCGGAAGATGAATTGCAATTATTTTTTAAAGAAAATACGATGGAGAAGTCCGTTTTTAAAATGCAACAATTATTTGATTTTGAGGGTTTAAGTGGAAGAATAATGTCTTCCTCCTATACTCCTATGCCTGAACATCCTAACTACGGACGTATGAAGGAAGAATTAAAAAAGCTATTTAATCGATATGAGAAAAACGGGAAAGTAACTTTTATATATGAGACAGAGTTATATTGGGGAGAGATTTAA
- a CDS encoding manganese catalase family protein, translated as MWVYEKKLQYPVRVSKCDPRMARYLAEQYGGADGELAAALRYLNQRYTIPSKVIGLLTDIGTEEFAHLEMIATMIYKLTKDATPQQLEAAGLGPHYVSHDSALFYNNASGVPFTAAYIQAKGDPLADLYEDIAAEEKARATYQWLIDMTDDVDLQDSLKFLREREIVHALRFKEAVEIIKEDRDQKKVY; from the coding sequence ATGTGGGTTTATGAGAAAAAGCTCCAGTACCCTGTTCGGGTTAGCAAATGCGATCCCCGAATGGCGCGTTATCTCGCCGAGCAATACGGCGGCGCCGATGGTGAGCTGGCGGCAGCGCTGCGTTATTTGAATCAGAGGTATACGATCCCAAGCAAGGTCATTGGTCTGCTGACGGATATTGGAACGGAGGAATTCGCGCACCTTGAAATGATCGCTACGATGATTTACAAGCTTACTAAGGATGCAACTCCTCAGCAGCTTGAAGCAGCTGGGCTTGGGCCGCATTATGTGAGCCATGACAGCGCGCTGTTTTACAACAATGCCTCAGGTGTTCCTTTCACCGCCGCCTACATACAAGCGAAAGGAGATCCACTTGCGGATTTATACGAGGATATTGCGGCTGAGGAGAAGGCGCGGGCGACCTACCAATGGCTCATCGATATGACCGACGACGTCGATTTGCAGGACAGCCTGAAGTTTCTGCGCGAGCGGGAGATCGTGCATGCTTTGCGGTTTAAGGAAGCGGTAGAGATCATTAAGGAGGATCGGGATCAGAAGAAGGTTTATTGA
- a CDS encoding 2-dehydropantoate 2-reductase N-terminal domain-containing protein translates to MKILVYGAGVLGSYLAHGLVQGGNDVTVLARGSRAEELSKDGLVIRHYFQRKTTVDKVKVIQTLPADDSYDLIFVVMKYNDFPAVLPILAKNKSRHIVLVGNNPTASTTEQELLADSLPDKKVAFGFQLSGGRREKGRMIAVRGGGQMVLGSLNGPVPFKDLIDKAFAGAKYKIDYHEDIDAWLKSHIVPILVLSSVSYVKDNQFKHIAKDKKLLQQMIVAVDEGFKVMEAVGYTITPANQVDCFRRKRQLVYFFLKIYHRLPVAKMIDGSFVEIAHLHKAFDVWKQRARIATPNWNELEEAFISKMEGEANGRR, encoded by the coding sequence ATGAAAATATTAGTTTATGGCGCGGGCGTGTTAGGCAGCTATCTGGCCCATGGGTTAGTACAGGGAGGCAATGACGTTACGGTGCTTGCCAGAGGCAGCAGAGCGGAGGAGTTGAGTAAGGACGGGCTCGTGATTCGCCATTATTTTCAGCGTAAAACGACCGTAGATAAAGTGAAGGTCATTCAGACGCTCCCGGCGGATGATAGCTATGACTTGATTTTTGTCGTGATGAAATATAATGATTTTCCAGCGGTGCTGCCGATTTTGGCGAAAAATAAAAGCCGTCATATTGTGCTTGTCGGCAATAATCCGACGGCCAGTACGACGGAGCAAGAGTTATTGGCGGACAGCTTGCCTGACAAAAAGGTCGCCTTCGGCTTCCAGCTAAGCGGCGGCCGCAGAGAAAAGGGGCGCATGATCGCCGTACGTGGAGGCGGTCAAATGGTGCTTGGCAGCCTGAACGGACCTGTTCCCTTTAAAGATTTAATCGACAAAGCATTTGCGGGCGCGAAATATAAAATCGATTATCATGAGGATATAGATGCATGGCTTAAAAGCCACATCGTGCCGATTCTGGTGTTGAGCTCCGTCAGCTATGTCAAAGATAATCAATTTAAACATATAGCGAAGGATAAAAAGCTGCTCCAGCAAATGATTGTAGCTGTTGATGAAGGCTTCAAGGTAATGGAGGCTGTCGGCTACACGATTACACCCGCTAATCAGGTTGATTGTTTTCGTCGGAAAAGGCAGCTCGTCTACTTTTTTCTGAAAATTTATCATCGTCTTCCCGTTGCGAAAATGATAGATGGCTCATTCGTGGAAATCGCCCATTTGCATAAAGCGTTTGACGTTTGGAAGCAGCGAGCTCGTATAGCAACGCCAAACTGGAATGAGCTTGAGGAGGCGTTCATCTCTAAAATGGAGGGGGAAGCTAACGGAAGACGGTAA
- a CDS encoding MBL fold metallo-hydrolase → MRIAEGIEMLELTLSLGGNQRVFHPTAIWGPDFWVLVDTGLPGSAEAIQRIVVEAGFPDAPPSAIILTHQDLDHIGGLPGFLSASHKLPVVYAHLGDQAAIDGQEPLLKASPERMAQLLDTMPEQQRTAFENTFIHPARPNVNLTIADGDTLDFGGGLTVIHTPGHTPGHVALYHQPSKTLLAGDAMVVIDGQLSGPVPAATPDMAEAVRSLGKFKAFDIQQVICYHGGLFQGDANKRIAELADQF, encoded by the coding sequence ATGCGCATAGCTGAAGGAATTGAAATGCTGGAATTGACTTTAAGCTTGGGAGGCAATCAACGAGTATTCCATCCCACAGCGATATGGGGACCGGACTTCTGGGTGCTGGTGGATACTGGCCTGCCCGGCTCTGCCGAGGCCATTCAGCGAATCGTCGTTGAAGCGGGGTTCCCCGATGCACCGCCTAGCGCCATTATACTTACCCATCAGGATCTAGATCATATTGGCGGCTTGCCAGGTTTTCTATCCGCGAGCCACAAGCTGCCTGTCGTTTACGCTCATCTTGGGGATCAGGCTGCCATTGACGGGCAAGAGCCTCTTCTCAAAGCATCTCCTGAAAGGATGGCACAGCTGCTGGACACGATGCCTGAACAGCAGCGGACAGCATTTGAGAACACCTTCATACACCCTGCCCGTCCGAACGTCAATTTGACGATTGCAGATGGCGATACGCTCGACTTCGGCGGCGGTCTTACCGTCATTCATACACCCGGCCATACGCCGGGGCATGTCGCTTTATACCACCAGCCAAGCAAGACGCTTCTTGCGGGCGATGCTATGGTCGTTATCGATGGCCAGCTATCTGGGCCAGTGCCTGCTGCTACACCTGATATGGCTGAGGCTGTCCGTTCCCTCGGCAAATTTAAAGCTTTTGATATCCAGCAGGTGATTTGCTACCACGGCGGGTTGTTTCAAGGAGACGCAAACAAACGGATTGCCGAGCTAGCTGATCAATTTTGA
- a CDS encoding TetR/AcrR family transcriptional regulator, with product MDRRVLKTREAIMKAFIALMAEKNFEQITINEIADRANVNRGTVYLHYVDKFDLLDQCIEVHLVQLQQKCLPSQEATSFSSKELLLQTLKFLEEHAFLYATLLTNKSIPAFRSRMMELMFQQLGENIDMHGINKDRNKEVLQQFIVSAAVGVLEWWITRSMPYPAEELAEELWALLERNQMLPPDME from the coding sequence ATGGACAGACGGGTGCTCAAAACGCGGGAAGCGATTATGAAAGCTTTTATTGCACTTATGGCAGAGAAAAATTTTGAGCAAATAACAATCAATGAGATCGCAGATCGGGCGAATGTAAACCGGGGCACCGTGTATTTGCATTATGTAGATAAATTCGATCTACTTGATCAATGCATCGAGGTCCACTTGGTCCAGCTGCAGCAAAAATGCTTGCCTAGCCAGGAAGCAACCTCCTTTTCTTCTAAAGAGCTGCTGCTTCAAACCCTTAAATTTTTAGAGGAGCATGCTTTTCTATATGCAACGCTGCTCACGAACAAGAGCATCCCCGCTTTCCGAAGCCGCATGATGGAGTTGATGTTTCAGCAGCTCGGTGAAAACATAGATATGCACGGGATTAACAAAGACCGGAACAAAGAGGTACTGCAGCAGTTTATAGTATCCGCCGCAGTTGGTGTTCTTGAGTGGTGGATAACCCGTTCCATGCCCTATCCGGCCGAAGAGCTGGCCGAAGAGCTATGGGCGCTGCTTGAGCGCAATCAGATGTTGCCTCCGGATATGGAGTAA
- a CDS encoding AbrB family transcriptional regulator codes for MIRFLITLALALTGGFLFTLLQVPLSWLLGPMVFAFIGSRLLKERLRPEWPSSIRDTALIMIGYSIGLSLTLDTLRQMGHQLPTMVLMTVLLLLFSGLIAVTFAKLSGLPLPTVLMGCIPGGLSQMVILAEDTKGIDITVVTFLQVSRLMMIIFCVPLLVFSPLFGGVHEAAKAMTDGSEGAYWAALFPGIVPLAIACVAAALLAKRIKMPSAYLLGPMIATAIIHGFGVDAPVLPSAMINAAQLMIGTYVGLLLRPESLKSKVRMTLLAVSSGIVLLVGAFGLTVLLGKLHAIAPATAFLSMAPGGMDQMGIMAKEIHADIAIVSCYQLFRIWFIYFAVPPLLRLIFKRIGGGSGTGTASGTAGQQPLKSQ; via the coding sequence TTGATCCGCTTTCTTATTACACTTGCACTCGCGCTGACTGGCGGTTTTCTATTCACGCTGCTGCAGGTGCCGCTTTCTTGGCTGCTCGGCCCGATGGTCTTCGCCTTCATCGGCTCCCGCTTGCTCAAGGAGAGGCTGCGGCCGGAGTGGCCCAGCTCTATACGCGATACCGCACTCATTATGATCGGCTATTCGATCGGATTGTCGCTAACGCTGGATACGCTCAGGCAGATGGGTCATCAATTGCCGACTATGGTGCTGATGACCGTGCTGCTTTTGCTGTTCAGCGGTTTAATCGCCGTGACATTCGCCAAGCTGTCTGGACTGCCGCTGCCGACCGTGCTCATGGGCTGTATTCCCGGCGGCTTGTCGCAAATGGTGATTTTGGCGGAGGATACGAAGGGGATTGATATTACGGTCGTCACCTTTTTGCAGGTGTCGCGATTAATGATGATTATTTTCTGTGTGCCGCTGCTCGTATTCAGCCCTCTGTTTGGCGGCGTGCATGAGGCGGCTAAAGCAATGACGGATGGTTCTGAGGGTGCTTACTGGGCCGCGTTATTTCCCGGCATTGTGCCGCTTGCCATCGCATGTGTGGCGGCCGCACTGCTGGCGAAGAGGATCAAAATGCCCTCCGCCTATTTGCTGGGCCCAATGATTGCAACGGCGATTATTCATGGCTTTGGCGTGGATGCTCCTGTACTTCCATCGGCCATGATTAACGCCGCACAATTGATGATCGGCACTTATGTGGGGCTGCTGCTGCGGCCAGAGAGTCTGAAAAGCAAAGTGCGAATGACGCTGCTCGCCGTCTCCAGCGGAATTGTTTTGCTAGTCGGCGCATTCGGCCTTACCGTGCTGCTTGGGAAGCTGCATGCGATTGCGCCCGCAACTGCCTTCCTAAGCATGGCCCCCGGCGGAATGGACCAAATGGGCATTATGGCGAAGGAAATTCACGCCGATATTGCCATCGTCAGCTGCTACCAGCTGTTTCGCATTTGGTTTATCTATTTTGCGGTTCCTCCGCTGCTTCGGCTTATTTTCAAGCGGATCGGGGGCGGCAGTGGAACTGGAACGGCGTCAGGCACAGCTGGACAGCAACCTCTGAAAAGCCAATAA
- a CDS encoding MarR family transcriptional regulator produces MYRVNNAINTTFDAYISISQSRFEILALIYQEIEISQSDLQKKVTLDKAAVARHLKQLEENEIVARRKKDGDNRMILVKLTDYGRGLIETSQREKEHFAKELLTDISDTELTVLRKILVQLNTNIEKMKGNA; encoded by the coding sequence ATGTACCGTGTAAACAACGCCATAAATACTACATTCGATGCTTACATCAGCATCAGCCAATCTCGCTTTGAAATACTCGCATTAATATATCAAGAGATCGAAATCAGTCAAAGTGACTTGCAAAAAAAAGTAACCCTTGATAAGGCAGCTGTCGCTAGGCATCTCAAACAGCTTGAAGAAAACGAGATCGTAGCAAGAAGAAAAAAAGATGGGGACAACCGTATGATATTGGTTAAATTGACTGATTACGGAAGAGGGTTAATCGAGACTTCACAAAGGGAGAAAGAGCATTTTGCGAAGGAACTATTAACGGATATTAGTGATACAGAACTTACCGTGCTAAGAAAAATATTAGTTCAGTTAAATACAAATATTGAAAAAATGAAGGGAAATGCTTAA
- a CDS encoding helix-turn-helix domain-containing protein translates to MEPYKVLSELLARIEKDVSGTRETDYLADLPISVVHLRRLFKFAFGVPLQSYIRSRKLAVSLENLMLTEKRVLDIAIECGYEHEQTFIRAFKREYGLTPGECRHSGKNIHVTPPLHLFPKNNVGGNLVYGPEMVMIPAFHLIGQKYRIEIAEAPTKAPEAAKQFWWSKRHKVPNPVESDIYYGLTRTPDPSLSWTYYIPSMRVKNLSDIPDGFTGDTVPASLCVGFRYIGNHHYEEIDELRAEALYKAIDRLAQEHNGKYELLDSEFFLEKIDTGAYDGQFCQMEWFTPIRVRNT, encoded by the coding sequence ATGGAGCCATACAAGGTTCTATCTGAACTTTTAGCACGAATAGAAAAAGATGTTTCTGGTACTAGGGAGACAGACTATTTGGCTGATCTCCCGATCTCCGTTGTTCATTTGCGTCGGCTCTTCAAGTTCGCTTTCGGCGTGCCGCTACAAAGCTATATCCGCTCTCGAAAGCTCGCCGTCAGCTTGGAGAATTTGATGCTAACCGAGAAACGGGTTCTCGACATTGCAATTGAATGCGGTTATGAACATGAGCAAACCTTCATACGCGCGTTTAAACGAGAGTATGGGCTTACGCCCGGCGAATGCAGGCATTCCGGCAAGAACATCCACGTAACACCTCCTCTTCATCTGTTTCCAAAAAACAATGTTGGCGGAAATTTGGTGTACGGGCCGGAAATGGTCATGATTCCAGCCTTCCATTTAATCGGGCAAAAGTATCGAATCGAAATCGCCGAAGCCCCGACAAAGGCACCCGAAGCTGCCAAGCAGTTTTGGTGGAGCAAGCGGCATAAAGTGCCTAATCCTGTTGAATCCGATATTTATTACGGTCTAACGAGAACACCTGACCCATCGCTTAGTTGGACATATTATATACCGTCTATGCGCGTAAAGAATCTGAGCGATATTCCGGACGGCTTTACAGGCGACACCGTACCTGCCTCCTTGTGCGTCGGCTTTCGATATATCGGGAACCATCATTATGAGGAGATTGATGAACTACGCGCAGAGGCGCTATATAAAGCCATCGATAGGCTTGCACAGGAGCACAATGGGAAATATGAGCTTCTGGACAGCGAATTTTTCTTAGAGAAAATTGACACGGGTGCTTACGATGGGCAGTTTTGTCAAATGGAATGGTTTACGCCCATCAGAGTGAGGAACACTTAA
- a CDS encoding spore coat associated protein CotJA, which yields MNSNPQIRRWYPFVGPHDPCEPMIVRTYVVPPNQYIPFQPTNLPQFSLEEALRLGTLWPALYSPYESKCGGGSY from the coding sequence ATGAACAGCAATCCGCAAATTCGAAGATGGTACCCTTTCGTCGGGCCGCACGATCCGTGTGAGCCGATGATTGTGCGGACGTATGTCGTTCCGCCAAACCAATACATTCCTTTTCAGCCGACGAACCTTCCGCAGTTTTCGCTAGAGGAGGCGCTGCGGCTTGGAACATTGTGGCCCGCGCTATACAGCCCTTACGAATCGAAATGCGGAGGGGGGAGCTATTAG
- a CDS encoding stalk domain-containing protein yields MKPYAGKIVVLGIVAAILIPILLFVEFNYGFYQKFRFEQRAEHYLAETYAEDMTIVNVRYLWDNIEPLVATVHPKSDSSLQFYIYHSEERELGLTDDYAATLWKIQAMKEAKTLLQPIQPQYARHASIDFSCCKVSEYDFASMRGEVPHYGTTKLPYDLAVTLERAMEANDMDHMYQAVAAFRESASLVLGSLVFRFPLPEIGGFAVFEIPGDALNAIASAADVEAYNATRIPAQEMAERIGAALEWNEQKSEAIFTRDDTTLVVRSWGNEAFLNGEPLADPIGAYIGDFMQLMVPVLLVEYAFEQKIALW; encoded by the coding sequence ATGAAACCATATGCCGGAAAAATCGTGGTGTTGGGGATCGTTGCTGCGATTCTCATACCTATTTTGTTGTTCGTGGAGTTTAATTACGGTTTTTACCAAAAGTTTCGATTCGAGCAGCGGGCAGAGCATTATTTGGCGGAGACCTATGCCGAAGACATGACGATTGTGAACGTTCGTTATTTATGGGACAACATAGAACCGCTAGTAGCGACTGTACACCCAAAATCCGATTCATCGCTCCAGTTTTATATCTACCATAGTGAGGAACGGGAGCTCGGATTAACGGACGATTATGCGGCCACTTTATGGAAAATACAGGCGATGAAAGAAGCGAAGACACTACTGCAGCCCATACAGCCGCAGTACGCCCGCCACGCGAGTATCGATTTTTCCTGCTGTAAGGTCAGTGAATATGATTTTGCGTCGATGCGCGGGGAAGTGCCGCATTACGGGACGACAAAACTGCCCTACGATTTAGCAGTTACTCTGGAAAGGGCGATGGAAGCAAACGATATGGATCATATGTATCAAGCTGTGGCGGCTTTTCGGGAATCCGCGTCACTTGTGCTGGGGAGCCTTGTTTTCCGTTTTCCGCTTCCGGAGATAGGCGGCTTCGCTGTATTTGAGATTCCAGGTGATGCCTTAAATGCTATCGCATCCGCAGCGGATGTGGAAGCCTACAATGCAACGAGGATACCCGCACAGGAAATGGCCGAGCGGATCGGAGCCGCTCTTGAGTGGAACGAGCAGAAGAGCGAGGCGATCTTCACCCGGGATGATACGACTTTGGTCGTGCGCAGCTGGGGAAATGAAGCGTTTCTGAACGGAGAGCCCCTTGCTGACCCAATAGGCGCTTATATTGGCGACTTCATGCAGCTCATGGTGCCGGTCTTGTTGGTCGAGTACGCTTTTGAACAAAAGATAGCACTGTGGTAG
- a CDS encoding spore coat protein CotJB, translating into MSEQPIVCDKAYYAKLLELQQLDFALLELNLYLDTHPHDHQALQQFNYLAQQRRLCAQQFEMKYGPLMNYGHSFSGFPFQWPDTPWPWQV; encoded by the coding sequence ATGAGTGAGCAGCCTATCGTGTGCGATAAAGCCTACTATGCCAAGCTATTGGAGCTGCAGCAGCTGGATTTTGCCCTGCTCGAGCTGAATCTCTATCTCGATACCCATCCACATGACCATCAAGCCTTGCAGCAGTTCAATTACTTGGCCCAGCAGCGCCGGCTATGCGCCCAGCAGTTCGAGATGAAGTACGGGCCGCTGATGAACTACGGACACAGCTTCTCTGGTTTTCCTTTTCAGTGGCCGGATACACCTTGGCCTTGGCAGGTGTAA